In one Capricornis sumatraensis isolate serow.1 chromosome 1, serow.2, whole genome shotgun sequence genomic region, the following are encoded:
- the LOC138091296 gene encoding olfactory receptor 1G1-like encodes MKPGNHTFSVSEFLLLGLSEHREQQPLLFGIFLSVYLITVVGNITISLAIVSDPHLHTPMYFFLAHFSLTDLGLSSTTVPRMLVNIQAHRHTIPYAGCLSQIYFFLWFIGLDVFLLAVMAYDRLVAICHPLHYPLVMSPRCCILLVVMSLILAQAYSLTHTLLLTQISFCTDNIIPHFFCELLPLLKLSCSDTYANRCVLTYWGGALTILIPLLIVISYARIVAAIVHIPSASGKWKAFSTCSSHLSAICLFYMSAIGVYFIPSSADSASMDRIAAVMYAVVTPMLNPFIYSLRNRDMKSALKRLLSRRALQSP; translated from the coding sequence ATGAAACCAGGAAACCACACATTCAGTGTCTCTGAATTCCTCCTCCTGGGCCTGTCTGAGCACCGGGAACAGCAGCCTCTTCTCTTTGGCATCTTCCTGAGCGTGTACCTGATCACTGTGGTGGGGAACATCACCATCAGCCTGGCCATTGTCTCTGACCctcacctccacacccccatgtacttcttcctggcCCACTTCTCCCTCACTGACCTGGGTTTATCATCCACCACTGTCCCCAGGATGTTGGTGAACATCCAGGCTCACAGGCATACCATCCCCTATGCTGGATGCCTGTCTCAGATCTACTTCTTCCTGTGGTTCATTGGTCTAGATGTTTTCCTCCTGGCAGTGATGGCATATGACCGGCTGGTAGCCATCTGCCACCCTCTTCACTACCCCTTGGTCATGAGTCCCAGATGCTGTATCCTGCTGGTAGTCATGTCCCTAATCCTTGCTCAGGCTTACTCTCTAACCCACACCCTTCTCCTGACTCAGATATCCTTCTGCACTGACAACATCATCCCCCATTTCTTTTGTGAACTTCTCCCCCTGTTGAAGCTCTCTTGTTCTGATACTTATGCCAACAGATGTGTGTTAACATACTGGGGAGGGGCATTAACCATCTTGATCCCCTTGCTGATTGTCATTTCCTATGCCCGCATTGTGGCTGCCATAGTGCACATCCCATCAGCGAGTGGGAAGTGgaaagccttctccacctgcagCTCCCACCTTTCAGCAATTTGCTTGTTCTACATGTCTGCTATTGGGGTGTACTTCATTCCCTCCTCTGCGGATTCAGCCAGCATGGACAGGATTGCAGCGGTGATGTATGCCGTGGTGACTCCCATGCTGAACCCATTCATCTACAGCCTGAGAAACAGAGACATGAAGAGTGCCTTGAAGAGACTCCTGAGCAGAAGGGCTCTGCAATCTCCATGA
- the LOC138089352 gene encoding olfactory receptor 1J4-like — MRKENQSSVSEFLLLGLPIWPEQQGMFFALFLGVYLTTVLGNLLIILLIRLDPRLHTPMYFFLSHLALTDISFSSVTVPKMLINMQTQDQSIPYARCITQMYFFIFFTDLDNFLLTSMAYDRYVAICHPLHYSTVMGQGLCTLLVTVSWILSCANALCHTLLLTRLSFCADHSIPHFFCDLDALLKLSCSDTFLNELAIFTVGVAIIVLPLICILISYGHIGATILKVPSTKGICKALSTCGSHLSVVSLYYGTIIGLYFFPSSSTSRDKSTIASVMYTVVTPLLNPFIYSLRNRDMKGALERVLHRAKLLSQ, encoded by the coding sequence ATGAGGAAGGAGAACCAGAGCAGCGTGTCCGAgttcctcctcctggggctccCCATCTGGCCAGAGCAGCAGGGCATGTTCTTCGCCCTGTTCCTGGGCGTGTACCTGACCACAGTTCTGGGCAACCTGCTCATCATCCTGCTCATCAGGCTGGACCCTCgtctccacacccccatgtacttcttcctcagccACTTGGCCCTCACTGATATCTCCTTTTCATCTGTCACTGTCCCTAAAATGCTGATAAACATGCAGACTCAGGATCAATCCATCCCCTATGCAAGGTGCATAACAcagatgtattttttcatattttttaccgATTTGGACAATTTCCTGCTCACCTCGATGGCCTATGATCGGTATGTGGCCATTTGCCACCCTCTCCACTACAGCACCGTCATGGGACAGGGGCTGTGCACCTTACTAGTAACTGTGTCCTGGATTCTCTCCTGTGCCAATGCCCTGTGTCACACCCTCCTCCTGACCCGGCTGTCCTTTTGTGCTGACCACAGCATCCCCCATTTCTTCTGTGACCTTGATGCCTTGCTGAAGCTCTCCTGCTCAGACACATTCCTCAATGAGCTGGCCATTTTCACAGTAGGAGTGGCCATCATCGTCCTCCCATTAATATGCATCCTGATCTCTTACGGACACATTGGGGCCACCATCCTGAAGGTCCCCTCCACCAAGGGGATCTGCAAAGCATTGTCAACATGTGGCTCCCACCTCTCTGTGGTGTCTCTGTATTATGGAACAATTATTGGACtgtattttttcccctcatcCAGCACCTCCAGGGACAAGAGCACCATTGCCTCTGTGATGTACACAGTGGTCACTCCTCTGCTGAACCCCTTCATTTATAGCCTAAGGAACAGGGACATGAAGGGGGCCCTGGAGAGAGTCTTGCACAGGGCAAAACTCTTATCTCAATGA